In Pseudomonas sp. MTM4, one genomic interval encodes:
- the gltA gene encoding citrate synthase: MADNKAQLIIEGADAIELPVLTGTVGPDVIDVRGLTSTGRFTFDPGFMSTASCESKITYIDGDKGVLLHRGYPIEQLAEKADYLETCYLLLNGELPTAEEKAKFISTVQNHTMVHEQLKSFLNGFRRDAHPMAIMCGVVGALSAFYHDSLDINDPKHREISAVRLVAKMPTLAAMVYKYSMGQPMMYPRNDLNYAENFLHMMFNTPCEVKPISPVLAKAMDRIFILHADHEQNASTSTVRLAGSTGANPFACIAAGIAALWGPAHGGANEAVLTMLDEIGDVSNIEKFLAKAKDKNDPFKLMGFGHRVYKNFDPRAKVMKQTCDEVLGELGINDPQLELAMKLEEIALNDPYFAERNLYPNVDFYSGIILKAIGIPTSMFTVIFALARTVGWISHWKEMIASGQKIGRPRQLYTGHPQRDLPR; this comes from the coding sequence ATGGCTGACAACAAAGCGCAGTTGATCATCGAAGGCGCAGACGCCATCGAACTGCCCGTTCTAACCGGCACCGTAGGGCCTGACGTAATCGATGTTCGAGGCTTGACCTCCACGGGTCGTTTCACCTTCGATCCCGGCTTCATGTCCACCGCCTCTTGCGAATCCAAGATCACCTACATCGACGGTGACAAAGGCGTTCTGTTGCATCGCGGCTACCCGATCGAACAGCTGGCCGAAAAAGCAGATTATCTCGAGACCTGCTACCTCCTGCTGAATGGCGAATTGCCTACCGCCGAAGAAAAGGCGAAGTTCATCAGCACCGTGCAAAACCATACGATGGTTCACGAGCAGCTCAAGTCCTTCCTTAATGGCTTCCGCCGCGATGCACACCCCATGGCCATCATGTGTGGCGTTGTCGGTGCGCTGTCGGCCTTCTATCACGACTCGCTGGACATCAACGACCCGAAGCATCGCGAAATTTCAGCGGTGCGCCTGGTCGCCAAGATGCCGACACTGGCCGCCATGGTTTACAAATACTCCATGGGTCAGCCGATGATGTATCCGCGCAACGACCTGAACTACGCTGAAAACTTCCTACACATGATGTTCAACACACCTTGTGAAGTGAAGCCGATCAGCCCGGTGCTGGCCAAGGCTATGGACCGCATCTTTATTCTGCACGCCGATCACGAGCAGAACGCTTCTACCTCTACCGTCCGCCTTGCCGGCTCCACCGGCGCCAACCCATTCGCCTGTATTGCCGCTGGCATTGCAGCGCTCTGGGGGCCGGCACACGGCGGCGCCAACGAAGCCGTCCTCACCATGCTGGACGAAATCGGCGACGTATCGAACATCGAGAAGTTCCTGGCCAAGGCCAAGGACAAGAATGATCCATTCAAACTGATGGGCTTCGGCCATCGCGTCTACAAGAACTTCGACCCGCGCGCCAAGGTCATGAAGCAGACCTGCGACGAAGTGCTGGGTGAGCTGGGCATCAACGATCCGCAACTCGAGCTGGCTATGAAGCTGGAAGAGATCGCGCTGAACGATCCCTACTTCGCCGAGCGCAACCTGTACCCGAACGTCGACTTCTACTCGGGCATCATCCTCAAGGCGATCGGCATTCCGACCAGCATGTTCACGGTGATCTTCGCGCTGGCACGCACCGTCGGCTGGATTTCGCACTGGAAAGAAATGATCGCATCCGGCCAGAAGATCGGACGCCCACGTCAGCTGTACACCGGCCACCCGCAGCGCGATCTACCTCGCTGA
- a CDS encoding YkgJ family cysteine cluster protein: MNCRPGCGACCIAPSISSPIPGMPFGKPAGARCLHLSDSNLCGLFGHPTRPAVCAAFMADRSVCGDHRDDAIRLLGWLEQATA; the protein is encoded by the coding sequence ATGAATTGCCGTCCCGGTTGTGGTGCCTGCTGTATTGCCCCTTCGATCAGTTCGCCTATCCCTGGCATGCCTTTCGGTAAGCCGGCTGGAGCGCGTTGTTTGCATCTTTCCGATTCGAATCTGTGCGGGCTGTTTGGTCATCCTACGCGGCCGGCTGTTTGTGCTGCTTTCATGGCTGATCGTAGTGTCTGTGGCGATCATCGGGATGATGCGATTCGATTGCTTGGCTGGCTGGAGCAGGCGACTGCCTGA
- a CDS encoding tannase/feruloyl esterase family alpha/beta hydrolase, translated as MKALRATHARRSASSRLLLAAPALLAAAIAQPTLAASCNELSGAKIPSAAIALPTSGARVTSSTLVAGGGNAPQTFGAHCDLNVEIAPVDPSAPTIKMRIVLPEQWNDKAMMYGGGGYNGTVPNVAGNVPAGPIDQPTPLGRGYAVFASDSGHVANPVNPGDFAWNEEALANYAHDALKKTRDTAMYLIEQRYGRQPLRSYFAGGSTGGREALAVVQQWPKDFQGAIVLYPAYNAAALDLQFGRITRALAAPGAFPSLEKRAALLEAAMQACDGLDGARDRVISNQNACNARFDPAKAKLNGRPLRCHGGADTGNDCLSDAQIKALKVFDTPIRFSRPLASGERGYPGFNTWGTDLGRPGDGLQLVVNRLGLNTLQPDYPMPVHGTGFAEGAPYPSGFWDEWVRYFVTRNPAFNSLTLDPTNLGPWQARIDALSLRQDVNQTDLSAFAENGGKILMAHGTSDQLVSTRATAEYYQRVQRDMGVGQTRRFMRYYEIPGYAHAASTVFNASWDSLTALENWVERGIVPKRQIVTDTAAVPGRTRPLCEYPAWPKYVSKRDVNKASSFACVKSRKGW; from the coding sequence ATGAAAGCACTCCGTGCAACCCACGCACGCCGCTCGGCGTCGTCGCGTCTGCTGCTTGCCGCACCCGCTCTACTGGCAGCGGCAATTGCCCAACCCACTCTTGCCGCCAGTTGCAACGAACTCTCCGGAGCCAAGATTCCAAGCGCGGCGATCGCATTACCTACATCCGGCGCCAGGGTAACGTCCTCCACCCTGGTGGCTGGCGGTGGCAATGCGCCGCAGACCTTCGGCGCGCATTGTGACCTGAACGTGGAAATCGCCCCGGTCGACCCGAGCGCACCGACGATCAAGATGCGCATCGTTCTGCCGGAGCAGTGGAACGACAAGGCGATGATGTACGGCGGTGGCGGTTATAACGGCACCGTCCCCAACGTGGCTGGCAACGTCCCGGCCGGACCGATCGACCAACCGACGCCGCTGGGCCGTGGCTATGCCGTATTCGCCAGCGACTCGGGGCATGTCGCCAACCCGGTTAACCCCGGTGATTTCGCTTGGAACGAAGAAGCGCTGGCCAACTATGCCCACGATGCGCTGAAGAAAACCCGCGACACCGCAATGTACCTGATCGAACAGCGTTACGGTCGCCAGCCGCTGCGCAGCTATTTCGCCGGCGGCTCGACCGGTGGGCGCGAGGCGCTGGCCGTGGTGCAGCAATGGCCAAAGGACTTCCAGGGGGCAATCGTGCTCTACCCGGCCTACAACGCGGCGGCGCTGGATCTGCAATTCGGTCGCATCACCAGAGCCTTGGCGGCGCCTGGCGCCTTCCCCAGCCTGGAGAAACGCGCGGCATTGCTGGAGGCCGCGATGCAGGCCTGCGACGGACTGGACGGTGCGCGTGACCGAGTAATCAGCAATCAAAACGCCTGCAATGCCCGGTTCGATCCGGCCAAGGCCAAACTCAACGGCCGTCCGCTGCGCTGTCATGGCGGGGCCGATACGGGCAACGACTGCCTGTCCGATGCGCAGATCAAGGCGCTCAAGGTGTTCGACACGCCCATCCGTTTCAGCCGGCCGCTGGCCAGCGGCGAGCGCGGCTATCCCGGCTTCAATACCTGGGGCACCGATCTGGGTCGTCCAGGCGACGGGTTGCAGTTGGTGGTCAATCGGCTGGGCTTGAATACATTGCAGCCGGACTATCCGATGCCCGTGCACGGCACCGGTTTCGCGGAGGGCGCGCCTTACCCTTCAGGATTCTGGGATGAGTGGGTGCGCTACTTCGTTACGCGCAATCCGGCCTTCAATTCGCTGACGCTGGACCCGACCAACCTTGGCCCCTGGCAGGCACGCATCGATGCGCTGTCGCTGCGCCAGGACGTCAACCAAACCGATCTATCGGCCTTCGCCGAAAACGGCGGCAAGATCCTCATGGCCCATGGCACCTCGGATCAGCTGGTCAGCACCCGCGCTACGGCCGAGTACTACCAGCGCGTGCAGCGAGACATGGGCGTTGGGCAGACCCGACGGTTCATGCGCTATTACGAAATCCCCGGTTATGCCCATGCGGCCAGCACGGTTTTCAACGCCTCCTGGGATTCGTTGACGGCGCTGGAGAACTGGGTCGAACGGGGCATCGTGCCCAAGCGGCAGATCGTCACCGACACCGCCGCAGTGCCGGGTCGTACCCGTCCGCTGTGCGAATACCCGGCATGGCCGAAGTACGTAAGCAAGCGCGACGTGAATAAGGCTTCGAGCTTCGCCTGTGTCAAAAGCCGGAAAGGCTGGTAA
- a CDS encoding OprD family porin translates to MQHDRKTICQLLCAGAALSVAGPASAAFFDDSKAAIELRNFYMNRDFRGSESTQAKAEEWAQGFILKFESGYTEGPIGFGVDALGLLGVKLDSSPDRTGTGILQRDREAPNRAQDDYGSAGLTAKAKMSNTTLHVGTLQPVLPVIMRNDSRLLPNTYRGAWLQSKEIDGLTLDAGKLTDVSYRDSSDSEDMTVFNGGLRNITFGNKTTSDEFLFAGGRYQFTPELTGSYYYGGLDGIYDQHNFNVVHVLPIGDNQSFKTDLRYVRSTDDGGSNVDNNAFGALFTYKIGGHGFTGGYQKMSGDTGFAYISGGDNSLINLLQINDFGNEDEKSWQVRYDYDFAAMGIPGLSLMTRYVTGDNVDRGAGLSEGKEWERNTDVAYVVQSGPLKNLGLKVRNATVRSNFGSDLDETRLILSYTMALW, encoded by the coding sequence ATGCAACATGACCGCAAGACCATCTGCCAACTGCTATGCGCAGGCGCCGCACTGAGCGTCGCCGGACCCGCCAGCGCGGCTTTCTTCGACGACAGCAAAGCGGCCATCGAGCTGCGCAACTTCTACATGAACCGCGACTTTCGCGGCAGCGAGTCCACCCAGGCCAAGGCCGAGGAATGGGCTCAGGGCTTCATTCTGAAATTCGAATCTGGCTACACCGAAGGTCCGATCGGCTTCGGTGTCGATGCCCTCGGCCTGCTCGGCGTCAAGCTCGACTCCAGCCCGGATCGTACGGGTACCGGAATCCTGCAGCGAGACAGGGAGGCGCCTAACCGCGCTCAGGACGATTACGGCTCCGCCGGCCTGACGGCAAAGGCGAAGATGTCCAACACCACCCTGCATGTCGGCACGCTGCAGCCGGTTCTGCCGGTGATCATGCGTAACGACAGCCGCCTGCTGCCCAACACCTATCGCGGCGCCTGGCTGCAGAGCAAGGAAATCGACGGCCTCACCCTCGACGCCGGCAAGCTCACCGATGTCAGCTATCGCGACTCGTCGGACAGCGAAGACATGACCGTTTTCAACGGCGGTCTGCGCAACATCACCTTTGGCAACAAGACCACCAGCGACGAATTCCTGTTCGCTGGCGGCCGTTACCAGTTCACTCCAGAACTGACCGGCAGCTACTACTACGGCGGGCTGGATGGCATCTACGACCAGCACAATTTCAACGTCGTGCACGTGCTGCCGATCGGTGATAACCAGAGCTTCAAGACCGATCTGCGCTACGTGCGCTCCACCGACGATGGCGGCAGCAACGTCGATAACAACGCCTTCGGCGCGCTCTTCACCTACAAGATCGGTGGCCATGGCTTCACCGGTGGCTATCAGAAAATGAGTGGCGACACCGGCTTTGCCTACATCAGTGGCGGCGATAATTCGCTGATCAACCTGTTGCAGATCAATGACTTCGGCAACGAAGATGAGAAGTCATGGCAAGTTCGGTATGACTATGATTTTGCTGCCATGGGCATCCCCGGATTGAGCCTGATGACCCGCTACGTGACCGGCGACAACGTCGATCGCGGTGCCGGGCTGAGCGAAGGCAAGGAATGGGAACGCAACACCGACGTCGCCTACGTAGTCCAGAGCGGACCGTTGAAAAACCTCGGACTGAAGGTGCGCAACGCGACCGTGCGCAGCAACTTCGGCAGCGATCTGGACGAAACCCGCTTGATCCTCAGCTACACCATGGCGCTGTGGTAA
- the pcaD gene encoding 3-oxoadipate enol-lactonase: MPTVKLADGELNYRLDGPVDAPVLVLSNSLGTDLHMWDAQIPAFSEQFRVLRYDTRGHGGSAVTPGPYSIEQLGQDVLGLVDSLGIDRFAFCGLSMGGLIGQWLGINAGERLTRLVICNTGAKIGTDDVWNERIDTVLKGGEQTMRDMRDASIARWFTPAFAEQQPAQTQRITQMIASTSPEGYAANCAAVRDADYREQLGAIKVPTLVVCGSKDPVTTPEHGRFIQSRIEGAELVEFEAAHLSNVEVGDAFTQRVLGFLRD, from the coding sequence ATGCCCACCGTCAAACTCGCCGATGGCGAACTCAACTACCGTCTCGATGGCCCGGTCGATGCGCCGGTGCTGGTGCTGTCCAATTCCTTGGGTACCGACCTGCATATGTGGGATGCGCAGATTCCGGCGTTCAGCGAGCAGTTCCGCGTGCTGCGCTATGACACGCGCGGTCACGGCGGATCGGCCGTTACGCCGGGACCGTACAGCATCGAGCAGCTTGGGCAGGACGTCTTGGGCTTGGTCGATTCCCTCGGTATCGACCGTTTCGCGTTCTGCGGCCTGTCCATGGGCGGGCTGATTGGCCAGTGGCTGGGCATCAATGCTGGCGAGCGGCTGACGCGGTTGGTGATCTGCAATACCGGGGCGAAGATCGGCACTGACGACGTCTGGAACGAGCGCATCGACACCGTGCTCAAGGGTGGCGAGCAGACCATGCGCGACATGCGCGACGCCTCCATCGCACGCTGGTTCACCCCGGCATTCGCCGAGCAGCAGCCGGCACAGACGCAGCGCATCACACAAATGATCGCCAGCACCTCGCCCGAAGGTTATGCCGCTAACTGCGCAGCGGTGCGTGATGCTGATTACCGTGAGCAGCTGGGCGCGATCAAGGTGCCGACGCTGGTCGTTTGCGGCAGCAAAGACCCGGTGACCACGCCTGAGCATGGGCGCTTCATACAATCTCGCATCGAAGGGGCCGAGCTGGTGGAGTTCGAGGCTGCGCATTTGTCCAACGTCGAGGTTGGCGATGCTTTCACGCAGCGCGTGTTGGGGTTTCTTCGGGATTGA
- the pcaF gene encoding 3-oxoadipyl-CoA thiolase, translating to MTREVFICDAVRTPIGRFGGALAAVRADDLAATPIKALLERNPQLDPAAIEEVFMGSANQAGEDNRNVARMAALLAGLPETVPGVTLNRLCASGMDAVGSAFRAIACGEMELAIAGGVESMTRAPYVMGKADTAFGRTQKIEDTTIGWRFINPKMKEMYGVDAMPQTADNVAEEHKISREDQDAFALRSQQRTGKAQAAGFFAEEIVPVVIKGRKGDTVVDTDEHPRPDTSAEALAKLKPVNGSDKTVTAGNASGVNDGAAALILASAEAVQKYGLTPRAKVLGMASAGVAPRVMGYGPVPAVRKLCERLNVAVSDFDVIELNEAFAAQALAVTRDLGLEDDSPKVNPQGGAIALGHPLGMSGARLVMTTVHALEKSGGKLGLATMCVGVGQGLALAVERV from the coding sequence GTGACACGCGAAGTCTTTATCTGCGACGCCGTACGTACGCCCATCGGCCGCTTCGGCGGCGCCTTGGCCGCCGTGCGCGCCGACGATCTGGCCGCAACCCCGATCAAAGCGCTGCTGGAGCGCAATCCACAGCTCGATCCGGCGGCCATCGAAGAAGTCTTCATGGGCAGCGCCAACCAGGCCGGCGAGGACAACCGCAACGTGGCGCGCATGGCCGCGCTGCTGGCCGGGCTGCCGGAAACCGTGCCGGGTGTGACCCTCAACCGTCTCTGCGCTTCGGGCATGGATGCGGTCGGCAGTGCCTTCCGCGCCATCGCCTGTGGCGAAATGGAATTGGCCATCGCCGGCGGTGTCGAGTCCATGACCCGCGCGCCCTATGTGATGGGCAAGGCCGATACTGCGTTTGGTCGCACGCAGAAGATCGAAGACACCACCATTGGCTGGCGCTTCATCAACCCCAAGATGAAGGAAATGTACGGCGTCGATGCCATGCCGCAGACCGCCGACAACGTGGCCGAAGAACACAAGATCAGCCGCGAAGATCAAGATGCCTTCGCTCTGCGCAGCCAGCAGCGTACCGGCAAGGCGCAGGCGGCGGGCTTCTTCGCTGAAGAGATCGTCCCGGTGGTGATTAAGGGCCGCAAGGGCGACACCGTCGTCGATACCGACGAGCATCCGCGCCCCGATACCAGTGCCGAAGCGCTGGCCAAATTGAAGCCGGTCAACGGGTCGGACAAGACGGTCACCGCCGGCAACGCCTCGGGGGTCAACGATGGTGCGGCCGCGCTGATCCTGGCCAGCGCCGAAGCGGTGCAGAAATACGGCCTCACGCCGCGCGCCAAGGTGCTCGGCATGGCCAGTGCCGGCGTTGCGCCACGGGTGATGGGCTACGGCCCGGTGCCGGCTGTGCGTAAGCTGTGCGAGCGGTTGAATGTGGCAGTAAGCGACTTCGATGTGATCGAACTCAACGAGGCCTTTGCCGCGCAGGCATTGGCGGTGACGCGTGATCTGGGGCTGGAAGACGACAGTCCGAAGGTCAACCCGCAGGGCGGTGCGATCGCTCTCGGCCACCCGCTGGGCATGAGCGGCGCGCGCCTGGTCATGACTACCGTGCACGCGCTGGAAAAGTCCGGTGGCAAGCTCGGCTTGGCGACCATGTGTGTGGGTGTGGGGCAGGGGTTGGCGCTGGCGGTCGAGCGGGTCTGA
- a CDS encoding CoA-transferase subunit beta, with the protein MSAHANDYSTNEMMTVAASRRLGDGSVCFVGIGLPSKAANLARLTHAPEVVLIYESGPIGAKPSVLPLSIGDGELAETADTVVPTGEIFRYWLQGGRIDVGFLGAAQVDKYGNINTTVIGDYHQPKVRLPGAGGAPEIAGSAKQVLIILKQSHRTFVDKLAFITSVGFGEGGEHRKQLGLPGSGPVGIITDLCIMEPEAGSNEFVVTSLHPGVTREQVIENTGWAIRFADNLSETAPPTETELEALRALEARTAAAHGQSGGDE; encoded by the coding sequence ATGAGCGCTCACGCCAATGACTACAGCACCAATGAGATGATGACCGTGGCCGCCTCGCGCCGCCTTGGCGATGGCAGCGTCTGTTTCGTCGGCATCGGCTTGCCGTCCAAGGCCGCCAACCTGGCGCGCCTGACCCATGCGCCGGAAGTCGTGCTGATCTACGAGTCCGGCCCCATTGGCGCCAAGCCCTCGGTATTGCCGCTGTCCATCGGTGACGGCGAGCTAGCCGAGACCGCCGATACCGTGGTGCCTACCGGCGAAATCTTCCGCTACTGGCTGCAGGGCGGGCGCATCGATGTGGGCTTTCTCGGCGCGGCGCAGGTGGACAAGTACGGCAACATCAACACCACGGTGATCGGCGACTATCACCAACCGAAAGTTCGCTTGCCAGGGGCGGGTGGGGCGCCGGAAATTGCAGGGTCGGCCAAGCAGGTGTTGATCATCCTTAAGCAATCGCACCGTACCTTCGTCGACAAGCTGGCGTTCATCACATCCGTCGGTTTCGGCGAGGGCGGCGAGCATCGCAAGCAGCTCGGGCTGCCGGGCAGCGGACCGGTAGGCATCATCACCGATCTGTGCATCATGGAGCCCGAAGCTGGGTCCAATGAATTCGTGGTGACTTCGCTGCACCCGGGCGTGACCCGCGAGCAAGTGATCGAGAACACCGGCTGGGCCATCCGTTTCGCCGACAATCTGAGCGAAACTGCGCCGCCCACCGAGACAGAACTGGAAGCTCTGCGTGCCCTTGAGGCCCGCACGGCCGCCGCCCACGGACAATCTGGAGGTGACGAGTGA
- a CDS encoding CoA transferase subunit A, with amino-acid sequence MAELLSLGEAIDRFVSNGDTVALEGFTHLIPTAAAHELIRQDKKDLTLVRMTPDLVYDLLIGAGCAKKLIFSWGGNPGVGSLHRLRDAVEKQWPQPLEIEEHSHADLANAYVAGASGLPFAVLRAYLGSDLPKVNPMIKFIDCPFTGEKLAAVPSVRPDVTVIHAQKADRKGNVLIQGILGVQKEAALAAKRCIVTVEEIVDDLQAPMNACVLPTWALTAVCLVPGGAHPSYAHGYYERDNRFYQDWDPIARSRESFTAWIDEFIRDTPDFSAFQAKLAAQQEAK; translated from the coding sequence ATGGCCGAGCTTCTTTCCCTTGGCGAAGCAATCGATCGCTTCGTTAGCAATGGCGACACCGTCGCCCTTGAAGGCTTCACCCATCTGATTCCCACCGCCGCCGCCCACGAGCTCATCCGTCAGGACAAGAAGGATCTGACGCTGGTGCGCATGACGCCCGACCTGGTCTACGACCTGCTGATCGGTGCCGGTTGCGCAAAAAAACTGATCTTCTCCTGGGGCGGCAATCCCGGCGTCGGCTCGCTGCACCGCCTGCGTGATGCGGTGGAAAAGCAGTGGCCGCAGCCGCTGGAGATCGAAGAGCATAGCCACGCCGACCTGGCCAACGCCTACGTCGCCGGCGCATCAGGCCTGCCGTTCGCGGTGCTGCGCGCCTACCTGGGTTCCGACCTGCCGAAGGTCAATCCGATGATCAAGTTCATTGACTGCCCCTTCACCGGCGAGAAGCTGGCGGCGGTCCCAAGCGTGCGTCCGGACGTCACCGTGATTCACGCGCAGAAGGCCGATCGCAAGGGCAACGTGCTGATCCAGGGCATTCTCGGCGTACAGAAGGAAGCCGCACTGGCGGCCAAGCGCTGCATCGTCACCGTCGAAGAAATCGTCGACGACCTGCAGGCGCCGATGAACGCCTGCGTGCTGCCGACCTGGGCGCTGACCGCCGTCTGCCTGGTGCCGGGCGGGGCGCATCCGTCCTACGCCCACGGCTACTACGAGCGCGACAACCGCTTCTATCAGGATTGGGACCCGATTGCCCGCAGCCGTGAGTCCTTCACCGCCTGGATCGATGAATTCATCCGCGATACACCCGATTTCAGTGCATTCCAGGCCAAGCTGGCCGCGCAGCAGGAGGCCAAGTAA
- a CDS encoding IclR family transcriptional regulator C-terminal domain-containing protein, whose translation MNEESRPSIAPTAPAIIASPAKRIEALTGDPNFMTSLARGLAVIHAFQERKRHLTIAQISHRTEIPRAAVRRCLHTLIKLGYATTDGRTYSLLPKVLTLGHAYLSSTPLAVTAQPILDRLSDQLHEACSMATLEGDEVLYVARSATPQRLISVDLSVGSRLPAYCTSMGRILLAALDDAALDDYLEHANLQIKTSRTLHTPEAIRAAIAEIRQQGWVIIDQELEVGLRSLAVPLKDSAGQVLAALNVGTHAGRVTRQELETRFLPVLLEASKELSTRLFH comes from the coding sequence ATGAACGAAGAATCCCGCCCTAGCATCGCGCCCACCGCGCCGGCGATCATCGCGTCGCCGGCCAAACGCATCGAAGCCCTGACCGGCGACCCGAACTTCATGACCTCGCTGGCCCGCGGTCTGGCGGTGATTCACGCGTTCCAAGAGCGAAAACGCCATCTGACCATCGCACAGATCAGCCACCGCACGGAGATACCCCGTGCAGCGGTGCGGCGCTGCCTGCACACGCTGATCAAGCTCGGCTACGCCACCACCGACGGGCGCACCTATTCGCTGTTGCCCAAGGTGCTGACCCTTGGCCACGCCTACCTGTCATCGACGCCGCTGGCGGTCACCGCGCAGCCGATCCTCGACCGCCTCAGTGATCAACTGCACGAAGCCTGTTCCATGGCCACGCTGGAGGGCGACGAAGTGCTCTATGTCGCACGCTCAGCGACGCCGCAGCGATTGATTTCGGTGGATCTCAGCGTGGGCAGCCGTCTGCCGGCCTATTGCACCTCCATGGGCCGAATCCTGTTGGCGGCGCTTGATGACGCCGCTCTGGACGACTACCTGGAACACGCCAATCTGCAGATCAAGACCAGCCGCACGCTGCATACGCCCGAGGCCATTCGCGCGGCCATTGCCGAGATTCGCCAGCAGGGTTGGGTGATCATCGATCAGGAACTGGAGGTCGGCTTGCGCTCGCTGGCCGTCCCGCTGAAGGATTCTGCCGGGCAGGTGTTAGCCGCGTTGAACGTCGGTACTCATGCCGGTCGGGTGACACGGCAGGAGTTGGAAACGCGCTTTCTGCCGGTGTTGCTGGAGGCGAGCAAGGAGCTGAGTACGCGGCTGTTTCACTGA
- a CDS encoding OprD family porin, translating to MKNQTQISRLSLAVGVALSACEVVAEDGFIEGASATLQARNYYFSRDFSDIVGANQQSKSEEWAQGFILNIKSGYTPGTVGFGVDVLGQLGIKLDSSADRVNTGLLPTGSDGKAADDFGRFGAALKARLSKTELKVGELTPNLPVLTFSDIRLLPPTYQGASIVSQEIDGLTLQAGQLHSGSVLNEAGDGSMRAKLGHVPQLGGNAETDRFNYAGADYAFNDKRTSAGAWYAQLEDIYNQRFYSLKHSEPVGDWVLGANLGFYDSSEDGDRLLSDIDNQAAFSQLSAKYGGHTFMVGYQAMFGEDAFPRVFNNVTPLGNEVPTYEFAGADERSWQVRHDFDFTAVGIPGLVSTVRYIRGDNVDTGAGFEGEEWERDLDIGYTFQGGVLKGLGVRVRNVTARSNYRSDIDENRLIFNYTWQLL from the coding sequence ATGAAAAACCAGACGCAGATATCACGCCTCTCGTTGGCGGTCGGCGTAGCGCTCAGCGCATGCGAAGTAGTTGCCGAAGACGGTTTCATCGAAGGTGCCAGCGCCACTCTGCAGGCGCGCAACTACTACTTCAGCCGGGATTTCTCCGACATCGTCGGCGCCAACCAGCAGTCGAAGTCGGAGGAGTGGGCGCAGGGCTTCATCCTCAACATCAAATCCGGCTACACGCCGGGTACGGTCGGTTTCGGCGTGGATGTACTGGGCCAGTTGGGCATCAAGCTCGACAGCAGCGCCGACCGGGTCAATACCGGCTTGCTGCCGACTGGCAGTGACGGCAAGGCGGCGGACGACTTCGGCCGCTTCGGCGCCGCGCTCAAGGCACGCCTGTCGAAAACCGAGCTGAAGGTCGGCGAGCTGACACCCAACCTGCCGGTGCTGACCTTCAGCGACATCCGCCTGCTACCGCCGACCTACCAGGGCGCCAGCATCGTCTCGCAGGAGATCGATGGGCTGACCCTGCAAGCCGGCCAGCTGCATTCCGGCAGCGTGCTCAACGAAGCCGGCGACGGCTCAATGCGTGCGAAGCTCGGCCATGTGCCGCAGCTGGGTGGCAACGCCGAAACCGACCGCTTCAACTATGCCGGTGCCGATTACGCCTTCAACGACAAGCGCACTTCGGCGGGCGCCTGGTATGCGCAGCTGGAAGATATCTACAACCAGCGCTTCTACAGCCTCAAGCACAGCGAGCCGGTGGGCGACTGGGTACTGGGCGCCAACCTCGGTTTCTACGACAGTAGTGAAGACGGCGACCGGCTGCTCAGCGATATCGACAACCAGGCGGCGTTCTCCCAGCTCTCTGCCAAATATGGTGGGCACACTTTCATGGTCGGCTATCAGGCCATGTTCGGCGAGGACGCTTTTCCGAGGGTGTTCAACAACGTCACGCCGCTGGGCAATGAAGTGCCCACCTATGAATTCGCCGGTGCCGACGAGCGCTCCTGGCAGGTGCGACATGACTTCGATTTCACTGCGGTAGGCATCCCCGGGCTGGTTTCCACGGTGCGCTACATCCGTGGCGACAACGTCGATACCGGCGCCGGCTTCGAGGGCGAGGAGTGGGAGCGCGACCTGGATATCGGCTACACCTTTCAGGGCGGTGTGCTGAAAGGTCTTGGCGTCCGGGTCCGCAACGTCACCGCGCGCTCCAACTACCGCAGCGATATCGACGAGAACCGGCTGATCTTCAATTACACCTGGCAACTGCTCTAG